The Ovis canadensis isolate MfBH-ARS-UI-01 breed Bighorn chromosome 18, ARS-UI_OviCan_v2, whole genome shotgun sequence genome has a segment encoding these proteins:
- the MFGE8 gene encoding lactadherin, translated as MPSARLLAALCGALFCASGLFAFSGDLCDSSQCLHGGTCLLNEEKTPPFYCLCPEGFTGLLCNETEYGPCFPNPCHNDAECQETDSLRGDVFTHYTCKCSLGYVGTHCENTCTSPLGMQTGAIADSQISASSMHLGFMGLQRWAPELARLYQTGIVNAWTSSNYDKNPWIQVNLLRKMWVTGVVTQGASRAGSAEYVKTFKVAYSNDGRQFQFIQVAGQLGDKIFVGNRNNSGLKINLFDSPLEVQYVRLVPIICRRGCTLRFELLGCELDGCTEPLGLKHNTIPNKQITASSYYKTWGLSAFSWFPYYARLDNWGKFNAWTAQTNSASEWLQIDLGSQKRVTGIITQGARDFGHIQYVAAYRVAYSDDGVTWTEYKDPETSKSKIFPGNMDNNSHKKNIFEVPFQARFVRIQPVAWHNRITLRVELLGC; from the exons ATGCCGAGTGCCCGTCTGCTGGCCGCGCTGTGCGGCGCGCTCTTCTGCGCCTCCGGACTTTTCGCCTTCTCCG GTGACCTCTGTGACTCCAGCCAGTGCCTGCATGGTGGGACCTGCTTGTTGAACGAGGAGAAAACCCCTCCCTTCTACTGCCTCTGCCCCGAAGGCTTCACGGGCCTCCTATGCAACGAGACAGAATATG GTCCCTGTTTCCCAAACCCCTGCCACAATGATGCTGAGTGCCAGGAAACCGACTCCCTCCGAGGGGATGTCTTCACCCATTACACCTGCAAGTGCTCTCTTGGATACGTGGGCACCCACTGTGAGAACA CCTGCACCTCGCCGCTGGGCATGCAGACGGGCGCCATTGCCGACTCCCAGATCTCTGCCTCGTCCATGCACTTGGGCTTCATGGGTTTGCAGCGCTGGGCCCCGGAGCTGGCCCGCCTGTACCAGACGGGCATCGTCAATGCGTGGACATCCAGCAACTATGACAAAAACCCCTGGATCCAG GTGAACCTGCTGCGGAAGATGTGGGTGACAGGCGTGGTGACCCAGGGGGCCAGCCGCGCAGGGAGTGCTGAGTACGTGAAGACTTTTAAAGTGGCCTACAGCAACGACGGGCGCCAATTCCAGTTCATCCAGGTTGCAGGGCAGTTAGGAGATAAG ATATTTGTGGGTAATAGGAACAACAGCGGCCTGAAGATCAACCTATTTGATAGCCCCTTGGAGGTGCAATATGTGAGACTGGTGCCCATCATCTGCCGCCGGGGCTGCACCCTCCGCTTTGAGCTCCTTGGCTGTGAGTTGGATG GATGCACTGAACCCCTAGGCCTGAAGCATAATACCATCCCCAACAAGCAGATCACAGCCTCCAGCTACTACAAAACCTGGGGCCTGAGTGCCTTTAGCTGGTTTCCCTACTACGCACGACTGGATAATTGGGGCAAGTTCAACGCCTGGACCGCCCAGACCAACAGTGCCTCTGAGTGGCTGCAG aTTGACCTGGGCTCCCAGAAGCGAGTGACCGGCATCATCACCCAGGGTGCCCGAGACTTTGGCCACATTCAATATGTGGCTGCCTACAGGGTGGCCTACAGTGATGATGGTGTGACCTGGACTGAGTACAAGGATCCGGAGACCTCAAAAAGCAAG atTTTCCCTGGTAACATGGACAATAATTCCCACAAGAAGAACATATTTGAGGTGCCGTTCCAGGCTCGCTTCGTGCGCATCCAGCCCGTGGCCTGGCACAACCGTATCACCCTGCGCGTGGAGCTGCTGGGCTGTTAG